A single genomic interval of Streptomyces sp. BA2 harbors:
- a CDS encoding GbsR/MarR family transcriptional regulator — MPGGRLTHQDRRHIGAGLAEGLGYAEIARRIDRPTSTVSREVARNGGPERYRVDHAHLATERRARRRGRIPRLDPATPFDAYGRDPDAVRDFTEQLAALMVRTGVPRMAARVLARLITDDSGSLTSADLVERLRVSPASVSLAVAYLEGLEVIRRERRPGHRREQYVIDDGVWLRAWMTSAQAHARWAETAQQGVDVLDAATPAGARLSHMSEFFATLSDDMSGGSGAVDDALTVLAALRHAGAPLPAGQLANALGWPLDRVTEALRCAAPDRLTPAQLRALEHPAT, encoded by the coding sequence ATGCCGGGAGGCAGGCTGACCCACCAGGACCGCCGGCACATCGGCGCGGGCCTCGCGGAGGGGCTCGGGTACGCCGAGATCGCCCGGCGCATCGACAGGCCGACATCGACCGTCAGCCGCGAGGTGGCCCGCAACGGCGGGCCGGAGAGGTACCGCGTCGACCACGCCCACCTCGCCACGGAACGACGCGCCCGCCGGCGCGGACGGATCCCGCGCCTCGATCCGGCCACGCCCTTCGACGCGTACGGACGCGACCCCGATGCCGTACGCGACTTCACCGAGCAGCTCGCGGCGCTCATGGTCAGGACCGGGGTTCCCCGCATGGCCGCGCGGGTGCTCGCCCGTCTGATCACCGACGACTCCGGCAGTCTGACCTCCGCGGACCTCGTCGAGCGGCTGCGGGTCAGCCCCGCGTCGGTGTCCCTGGCCGTCGCATATCTGGAGGGCCTCGAAGTGATCCGCCGCGAGCGGCGGCCGGGTCACCGTCGCGAGCAGTACGTCATCGACGACGGCGTCTGGCTCCGGGCTTGGATGACGAGCGCGCAGGCGCACGCGAGGTGGGCGGAGACCGCGCAGCAGGGCGTCGACGTCCTCGACGCGGCGACGCCCGCGGGGGCCCGGCTCTCCCACATGAGCGAGTTCTTCGCGACCCTCAGCGACGACATGAGCGGCGGCTCCGGAGCCGTCGACGACGCGCTGACCGTACTGGCCGCGCTGCGGCACGCGGGCGCCCCTCTCCCGGCGGGCCAGCTGGCCAACGCGCTGGGCTGGCCCCTGGACCGCGTGACCGAAGCCCTGCGCTGTGCCGCACCGGACCGCCTTACTCCGGCGCAGCTCAGGGCCTTGGAGCACCCAGCCACGTAG
- a CDS encoding sigma-70 family RNA polymerase sigma factor yields MIIPALPSSPDESITAWALAARAGDPEAVEHFVRALHRDVRRYVTYLGGDPQAAEDLTQDTFLRALGSLHRFEGRSSARTWLLSIARRAVIDSLRHAAARPRLCDTDDWQSAAERAQPRGLPGFDDGVVLADLLATLPDERREAFVLTQLLGLPYAEAALLTGCPVGTVRSRVARARVSLMERLREAERPALAGAAA; encoded by the coding sequence GTGATCATTCCTGCCCTGCCCAGCTCACCCGACGAGTCGATAACGGCCTGGGCGCTCGCCGCCCGCGCCGGAGACCCCGAAGCGGTCGAGCACTTCGTACGCGCCCTGCACCGGGACGTCCGCCGGTACGTGACGTACCTCGGCGGCGATCCGCAGGCCGCCGAGGACCTGACGCAGGACACGTTCCTGCGGGCCCTCGGCAGCCTGCACCGTTTCGAAGGGCGCTCGTCCGCCCGTACGTGGCTGCTGTCCATCGCCCGGCGCGCGGTGATCGACAGCCTGCGGCACGCCGCGGCCCGGCCCCGCCTCTGCGACACGGACGACTGGCAGTCGGCCGCGGAGCGGGCCCAGCCGAGGGGCCTGCCGGGCTTCGACGACGGCGTGGTCCTCGCCGACCTCCTGGCGACGCTGCCCGACGAACGGCGTGAGGCCTTCGTCCTCACCCAGCTCCTCGGGCTGCCCTACGCGGAAGCCGCGCTGCTCACCGGCTGTCCGGTGGGCACGGTGCGCTCGCGCGTGGCGCGGGCCCGCGTCTCGCTGATGGAGCGCCTGCGGGAAGCCGAGCGCCCCGCGCTGGCGGGCGCCGCGGCCTGA
- a CDS encoding DJ-1/PfpI family protein: MSAEEPRIGTGRRRLLRGAVAGTLGAAGLAAASGCPAHAAERDAPVQDDARELSVAVLLYDGFTALDAVGPYEMLCRVPGVRVTMVARQAGPVRTDTGELTLVAERAMSDVTRADVLLVPGGGNRGTVAMMEDADAHRWIRRIHRRSTWTTSVCTGSLILGSAGLLRGLPATTYWASRPYLKEVGAVYTPGRFVETGKIITAAGVSAGIDMGLHLASRLSGEKVAMAMQLAVEYDPDPPYDTGSPEKADAETEALALKLLEDSAR; encoded by the coding sequence ATGAGCGCTGAGGAACCCAGGATCGGTACGGGCCGTCGTCGGCTGCTGCGGGGCGCGGTGGCAGGGACGCTGGGTGCGGCCGGACTCGCCGCCGCGTCGGGCTGCCCCGCGCACGCGGCGGAGCGCGACGCCCCCGTGCAGGACGACGCGAGGGAGCTGAGTGTCGCCGTGCTGCTCTACGACGGCTTCACCGCCCTGGACGCCGTCGGTCCGTACGAAATGCTGTGCCGCGTACCGGGCGTCCGCGTGACGATGGTCGCCCGGCAGGCGGGCCCGGTCCGCACCGACACCGGCGAGCTGACGCTGGTGGCCGAGCGGGCCATGAGCGACGTCACCCGGGCCGATGTGCTGCTGGTGCCCGGCGGCGGCAACCGCGGGACCGTCGCGATGATGGAGGACGCCGACGCCCACCGGTGGATCCGCCGCATCCACCGCCGCTCCACGTGGACCACTTCGGTCTGCACCGGCTCCCTGATCCTCGGCTCGGCGGGCCTGCTCCGGGGACTCCCGGCCACCACCTACTGGGCGTCACGCCCCTACTTGAAGGAGGTCGGCGCCGTCTACACCCCCGGCCGCTTCGTCGAGACCGGGAAGATCATTACGGCGGCGGGCGTATCCGCCGGCATCGACATGGGCCTGCACCTCGCCTCCCGCCTCTCCGGCGAGAAGGTCGCCATGGCGATGCAGCTGGCCGTCGAGTACGACCCGGACCCGCCGTACGACACGGGCAGTCCCGAGAAGGCCGACGCGGAGACGGAGGCGCTGGCCCTGAAGCTCCTGGAGGACTCGGCGCGCTGA
- a CDS encoding copper chaperone PCu(A)C, which produces MSEAFRSAVGRLRRPLLAALAPVTACAVALGGLTTWVGSGGAGRPARIEVGAGRVFLPFGDTEDTSAYFRITNRGGSADRLTGVTSESAAADEAMLGRHRTTGGRAAYMSGADSVEVPAHGTLAMSPLGVDVMLRARGRWRLGDTVPFTLHFRDGGSIRADAVVVRPSAGGFNSLYNTGS; this is translated from the coding sequence ATGAGCGAGGCCTTCCGGTCGGCAGTCGGCCGCCTCCGCCGCCCCCTGCTCGCCGCACTCGCACCCGTCACGGCGTGCGCTGTCGCCCTCGGCGGACTGACCACGTGGGTGGGCTCGGGCGGCGCGGGCAGGCCCGCACGGATCGAGGTCGGGGCGGGACGGGTGTTCCTGCCGTTCGGGGACACGGAGGACACCTCGGCCTACTTCCGCATCACCAACAGGGGAGGCTCGGCCGACCGGTTGACCGGCGTCACGTCCGAATCCGCGGCCGCCGACGAGGCCATGCTGGGCCGCCACCGGACCACGGGCGGCCGGGCGGCGTACATGAGCGGCGCGGACTCGGTGGAGGTCCCGGCGCACGGGACCCTCGCGATGTCGCCGCTCGGTGTGGACGTGATGCTGCGGGCCCGCGGCCGGTGGCGGCTGGGCGACACGGTGCCGTTCACCCTGCACTTCCGGGACGGCGGCAGCATCCGGGCCGACGCGGTCGTGGTCCGGCCGTCCGCTGGAGGATTCAACAGCCTTTACAACACAGGGAGTTGA
- a CDS encoding heavy metal translocating P-type ATPase — protein MSGSVAPGAAPGAAADVVTDLAVGGMTCGACVARVEKRLGRLDGVNAVVNLATGRARVTHPTAVSLGELVAAVERAGCTAEPVRQPERAQERPPASDSGPERDEHVRGERDRLLTVALLAAPVLLLSMVPALQFRNWQWLCFVLTAPVAVWGAWPFHARALRGLRYSAATMDTLVSLGVAASFAWSSYALFIGGAGHPGMRMPFSLLPTAPDGAAHIYLEAVVGVPLFVLTGRYLEARARHGTGAALRSLASLTVKDVEVLDDDAERTIPLARLRVGQNFVVRPGERVATDGVVREGSSALDLSLVTGESEPVEVGPDAPVTGGAVNVGGLLLVRATAVGADTRLARITRLVTEAQAGKARAQRLADTVAGGFVPVVLALAVTVLGFWLGAGAAPQSAVTACVAILVVACPCALGLATPTALLAATGRGAQLGVLVRGPRALETLRHVDAVVLDKTGTLTSGRMSVARVTVTADGIGRDDVLRLAGAVERGAEHPLGRAVVAYAGRDLPRVTGFRATPGSGVSGRVEGFAVEVGAPEGELPDELAQALTAAEAAAHTAVVVRVDGAAQALIAIGDVVRPGSYRAVDRLRRLGVRPVLATGDREATARAVAADLGITEIHARCTPEGKADLVRELREAGHRVAVIGDGVNDAAALAGADLGIAMGGGTDAAAGAADVTLVRGDIETVADAVLLARRTLRTIRTNLVWAFGYNAVTVPLAAVGLLDPMVAAAAMSVSSLLVVGNSLRLRSWRPSPVRGGAARARKGGTR, from the coding sequence ATGAGCGGATCCGTGGCGCCCGGAGCCGCGCCCGGTGCCGCCGCCGACGTGGTCACCGACCTGGCGGTCGGCGGGATGACCTGCGGCGCCTGCGTGGCACGCGTCGAGAAGCGGCTCGGCAGGCTGGACGGCGTGAACGCGGTGGTGAACCTGGCCACCGGGCGGGCCAGGGTGACCCATCCGACGGCCGTCTCCCTCGGTGAACTCGTCGCGGCGGTCGAGCGAGCGGGCTGCACGGCGGAACCCGTCCGGCAGCCGGAGCGGGCCCAGGAGCGCCCACCCGCATCGGATTCCGGGCCGGAGCGCGACGAGCACGTACGAGGTGAACGCGACCGCCTCCTGACCGTCGCCCTGCTGGCGGCCCCCGTGCTCCTCCTCTCGATGGTGCCCGCCCTGCAGTTCCGCAACTGGCAGTGGCTGTGCTTCGTGCTGACCGCGCCGGTCGCCGTCTGGGGCGCCTGGCCGTTCCACGCCCGCGCGCTGCGTGGCCTGCGGTACTCCGCGGCGACCATGGACACGCTCGTCTCCCTCGGCGTCGCCGCCTCGTTCGCCTGGTCCTCGTACGCCCTCTTCATCGGCGGTGCGGGCCACCCCGGCATGCGGATGCCGTTCAGCCTGCTGCCGACCGCGCCGGACGGGGCCGCGCACATCTATCTGGAAGCGGTGGTGGGCGTACCGCTGTTCGTCCTGACGGGCCGGTACCTGGAGGCGCGCGCCCGGCACGGGACGGGCGCGGCGCTGCGCTCCCTGGCGAGCCTGACCGTCAAGGACGTCGAGGTCCTCGACGACGACGCGGAACGGACCATCCCCCTCGCCCGGCTGCGCGTCGGCCAGAACTTCGTCGTGCGGCCGGGGGAGCGGGTCGCCACCGATGGCGTGGTACGAGAGGGCAGCTCGGCCCTGGACCTCTCCCTGGTCACGGGGGAGAGCGAGCCCGTCGAGGTCGGCCCCGACGCCCCGGTGACCGGTGGCGCCGTCAACGTCGGAGGGCTGCTCCTGGTGCGTGCCACGGCGGTCGGCGCCGATACGCGGCTCGCCCGCATCACCCGCCTGGTCACCGAGGCCCAGGCGGGCAAGGCGCGGGCGCAGCGGCTCGCGGACACGGTGGCGGGTGGGTTCGTGCCGGTGGTGCTCGCGCTTGCCGTCACGGTGCTCGGCTTCTGGCTCGGCGCTGGAGCCGCCCCGCAGTCCGCCGTGACGGCGTGCGTGGCGATCCTGGTCGTGGCCTGCCCCTGCGCGCTCGGCCTCGCGACCCCCACCGCCCTGCTCGCCGCCACCGGGCGTGGCGCCCAACTCGGCGTCCTGGTGCGCGGACCGCGGGCCCTGGAGACCTTGCGGCACGTCGATGCCGTGGTCCTGGACAAGACCGGCACGCTCACCTCCGGGCGGATGAGCGTCGCCCGGGTCACCGTGACGGCGGACGGTATCGGACGGGACGACGTACTGCGGCTCGCCGGTGCGGTGGAGCGGGGTGCGGAACATCCGCTGGGCCGGGCGGTCGTGGCGTACGCGGGGCGTGACCTGCCCCGGGTGACCGGGTTCCGTGCCACGCCTGGCAGCGGGGTGAGCGGCCGCGTCGAGGGCTTCGCCGTCGAAGTCGGAGCCCCCGAGGGTGAGTTGCCCGACGAGCTGGCCCAGGCGCTGACCGCTGCCGAAGCCGCCGCGCACACCGCGGTCGTGGTCCGCGTGGACGGCGCGGCCCAGGCCCTGATCGCGATCGGTGACGTCGTACGCCCGGGGAGCTACCGAGCCGTCGACCGGCTCCGCCGCCTCGGCGTGCGTCCGGTGCTCGCCACCGGGGACCGCGAGGCGACGGCCCGCGCGGTCGCCGCGGACCTCGGCATCACAGAGATCCACGCGCGCTGCACACCCGAAGGAAAGGCCGACCTCGTAAGGGAGTTGAGGGAGGCGGGCCACCGTGTCGCCGTCATCGGGGACGGTGTGAACGACGCGGCCGCCCTCGCGGGCGCGGACCTCGGCATCGCCATGGGCGGCGGCACCGACGCGGCCGCCGGAGCCGCCGACGTCACGCTCGTACGCGGCGACATCGAGACCGTCGCGGACGCGGTCCTCCTGGCCCGCCGCACCCTGCGCACGATCCGGACGAACCTCGTCTGGGCGTTCGGCTACAACGCGGTCACCGTGCCTTTGGCGGCGGTCGGCCTGCTCGACCCCATGGTCGCGGCCGCCGCGATGTCGGTCAGCTCGCTCCTGGTGGTGGGCAACAGCCTGCGGCTGCGCAGCTGGCGGCCGAGTCCGGTGCGGGGCGGTGCCGCACGGGCACGGAAGGGCGGAACGCGATGA
- a CDS encoding lysophospholipid acyltransferase family protein yields the protein MSPTGAPAALCTPACVTPSAPQVPPAELARRYAALAYEIGIGVAQGERLAGPRALRARARGILGALGIRLEAGPGLLTVTGSRPGTLIVANHISWLDVVSLLAVEPVTVLAKREVGQWPVIGALARRAGSQFIDRDGLRQLPHVVAELASTLSSGRSVLVFPQATTWCSVAGGRFRRATFQAAADAGAPVRPVTIRYYQHGTRSTTAAFLGDETFGASLHRVARARGLTVRVTAHASLRGSDRRTMAAEAQAAIGAHELPAHT from the coding sequence ATGAGCCCCACGGGAGCCCCGGCGGCGCTGTGCACCCCGGCCTGCGTCACACCCTCGGCGCCGCAGGTTCCGCCGGCCGAACTGGCCCGCCGGTACGCGGCGTTGGCGTACGAGATCGGCATCGGCGTGGCTCAGGGCGAGCGGCTCGCCGGGCCGCGCGCGCTGCGGGCACGGGCCCGGGGGATCCTGGGCGCGCTCGGCATACGCCTCGAGGCGGGGCCCGGGCTGCTGACGGTGACCGGTTCCCGCCCCGGCACTCTGATCGTCGCCAATCACATCTCCTGGCTCGACGTCGTCAGCCTGCTCGCCGTCGAGCCGGTGACCGTCCTCGCCAAGCGCGAGGTGGGCCAGTGGCCGGTCATCGGCGCGCTCGCCCGGCGGGCCGGGTCCCAGTTCATCGACCGCGACGGACTGCGGCAACTGCCCCATGTGGTCGCGGAGCTGGCGTCGACCCTGAGCTCAGGCCGCTCAGTCCTCGTCTTCCCGCAGGCCACGACCTGGTGTTCCGTCGCGGGTGGCCGCTTCAGGCGGGCCACCTTCCAGGCGGCGGCCGACGCCGGCGCGCCCGTACGGCCGGTGACCATCCGCTACTACCAGCACGGCACGCGCAGCACCACCGCCGCCTTCCTCGGCGACGAGACCTTCGGGGCCTCGCTGCACCGCGTGGCCCGCGCCCGGGGACTGACCGTGCGGGTCACCGCGCACGCCTCGCTGCGCGGCTCCGACCGGCGAACGATGGCCGCGGAGGCCCAAGCGGCCATCGGGGCACATGAGTTGCCCGCTCATACCTGA